A DNA window from Allokutzneria albata contains the following coding sequences:
- a CDS encoding ATP-binding protein: MGQEVLAAALWVAVAFALAVVVLLARQHGITNRLRARNAELETTVRARVEEEAHLVSTRLPALAATPDHRQEEVPPPLHPGVAGAHQVVLELFAESMRQAKDRGEQSARTAVKAMMRAVQSLANEQQLAISAMQEEHDNPTVLGGLMTIDHMNSQLGRRAQATAVLCGSWPGQQRSASSLTDVVRGATSRIRDYLRVQVPTQADTAVVSRAVEPVVLTVAELLDNGARHSPPNTSVQVNFQQAHNGMAIVIDDAGVGMNNDELRHAAELLSGRAGQDINRLGDPPQVGFAVIGLLAARYGFSVSVDTRSPYGGVRAVVFLPTALLTRVPLPEPAPARPEVPETHATVVPHPSSPRHGRKEEPATAGEPERTPGGLPKRRRRDAPAELGAQTTPLPIRPASRTTSGLGAWQRGTRSGRAVPPVAEGSPQE; encoded by the coding sequence ATGGGGCAAGAAGTACTTGCGGCCGCGTTATGGGTTGCGGTCGCGTTCGCGCTCGCCGTGGTCGTCCTGCTGGCCCGCCAGCACGGCATCACCAACCGGTTGCGCGCGCGCAACGCAGAGCTCGAGACCACGGTCCGGGCCCGGGTCGAGGAGGAGGCGCACCTCGTCTCCACCCGCCTGCCCGCCCTCGCGGCGACACCCGACCACCGGCAGGAGGAGGTCCCGCCCCCGCTGCACCCCGGGGTCGCGGGAGCGCACCAGGTGGTGCTGGAGCTGTTCGCGGAGTCGATGCGGCAGGCGAAGGACCGCGGTGAGCAGTCCGCGCGGACCGCGGTCAAGGCGATGATGCGCGCGGTGCAGAGCCTGGCCAACGAGCAGCAGCTGGCGATCTCGGCCATGCAGGAGGAGCACGACAACCCCACCGTGCTCGGCGGCCTGATGACGATCGACCACATGAACTCCCAGCTCGGCCGCCGCGCCCAGGCGACGGCCGTGCTCTGCGGTTCGTGGCCGGGCCAGCAGCGCTCCGCGTCCTCGCTGACCGACGTGGTCCGCGGCGCCACCTCCCGCATCCGGGACTACCTCCGCGTCCAGGTGCCGACCCAGGCCGACACCGCCGTGGTCAGCCGCGCGGTCGAGCCGGTCGTGCTCACCGTCGCCGAACTGCTGGACAACGGCGCCCGGCACTCGCCGCCGAACACCTCGGTCCAGGTCAACTTCCAGCAGGCGCACAACGGGATGGCGATCGTCATCGACGACGCGGGCGTCGGCATGAACAACGACGAGCTGCGGCACGCCGCCGAACTGCTCTCCGGCCGCGCGGGCCAGGACATCAACCGGCTCGGCGACCCGCCCCAGGTCGGCTTCGCCGTGATCGGCCTGCTCGCCGCGCGCTACGGGTTCTCCGTCTCCGTCGACACCCGCTCGCCCTACGGCGGCGTGCGCGCGGTGGTGTTCCTGCCGACCGCGCTGCTGACCAGGGTCCCGCTGCCGGAGCCGGCCCCGGCGCGCCCGGAGGTCCCCGAGACGCACGCCACCGTCGTCCCGCACCCCAGCTCACCCCGCCACGGCCGCAAGGAGGAGCCCGCGACCGCGGGTGAGCCTGAGCGCACCCCGGGCGGCCTGCCCAAGCGCCGCCGCCGGGACGCCCCGGCCGAACTCGGCGCCCAGACAACACCGTTGCCGATCCG